A stretch of the Corynebacterium maris DSM 45190 genome encodes the following:
- a CDS encoding nicotinate-nucleotide--dimethylbenzimidazole phosphoribosyltransferase: protein MDAAAQFAPVDSPDADARQRMLEVFAASPRGLSYGRLIGVAGDLAGWQGRVPPAPLQQPRVVIFAGDHGVSARGLSAYAPSASVEQATELQAGGGPAHIFARATGASVRLIDVSLDHDAWSEERVCRSSGAIDVEDAMTEPELERALEVGRRVADQEVDAGADILIPGDLGVGVTTVAAALMGTYSRTEPVAVVGPGSGINDDMWKVKVSVIRDAMFRARNLRAQPVEVLRRIGSPDLAALVGFIGQAASRRTPVLLDGAPVTVAAYIAFRLSKNVRDWLVAGQLSPEPAHLLALQRLELTPLIALEMSTGQGSGALAALPLIIAASELAADEAEAFDAAVAEIQE from the coding sequence ATGGACGCCGCCGCCCAGTTCGCCCCCGTCGATTCGCCCGACGCCGACGCACGGCAACGGATGCTGGAGGTCTTCGCCGCCAGCCCCCGCGGGCTGTCCTACGGGCGGCTGATCGGCGTGGCCGGGGACCTCGCCGGGTGGCAGGGACGCGTGCCGCCGGCGCCGTTGCAGCAGCCGCGCGTGGTGATCTTCGCCGGCGACCACGGCGTGTCCGCGCGCGGGCTGTCCGCCTACGCCCCCAGCGCGTCGGTGGAGCAGGCCACGGAGCTGCAGGCCGGCGGTGGTCCCGCCCACATCTTCGCCCGCGCCACCGGCGCCTCGGTGCGGCTCATCGACGTCTCCCTCGACCACGACGCCTGGAGCGAGGAACGCGTCTGCCGCTCCAGCGGGGCCATCGACGTCGAGGACGCCATGACGGAACCGGAGCTGGAGCGCGCCCTCGAGGTGGGCAGGCGGGTGGCGGACCAGGAGGTCGACGCGGGCGCGGACATCCTCATCCCCGGGGATCTGGGGGTGGGCGTCACCACTGTCGCGGCGGCGTTGATGGGCACGTACTCCCGCACTGAACCGGTGGCGGTGGTCGGTCCCGGATCCGGGATCAACGACGACATGTGGAAAGTCAAGGTCTCCGTCATCCGCGACGCGATGTTCCGCGCCCGCAATCTGCGCGCCCAGCCCGTGGAGGTGCTGCGCCGCATCGGCTCTCCGGATTTGGCGGCCCTGGTCGGCTTCATCGGGCAGGCGGCCTCACGACGCACCCCGGTGCTGCTCGACGGCGCGCCCGTCACCGTCGCCGCGTACATCGCTTTCCGGCTGAGCAAGAACGTCCGGGACTGGCTGGTCGCCGGGCAGCTCTCCCCCGAGCCCGCCCACCTGCTGGCCCTGCAGCGGCTGGAGTTGACCCCGCTCATCGCCCTGGAGATGTCGACCGGGCAGGGTTCCGGGGCGTTGGCGGCGTTGCCGCTGATCATCGCGGCCAGCGAACTGGCGGCCGATGAGGCGGAGGCGTTCGACGCCGCCGTCGCCGAAATCCAGGAGTAG
- a CDS encoding HesB/IscA family protein: MTAPTSNTGVNLSEAAAAKAKALLDQEGRDDLALRIAVQPGGCAGLRYQLYFDDRTLDGDKVDEVGGVRMVVDKMSVPYLAGAAIDFSDTIEAQGFTIDNPNAGGACACGDSFN; the protein is encoded by the coding sequence ATGACCGCTCCCACCTCCAACACCGGCGTCAACCTCAGTGAGGCCGCGGCCGCGAAGGCCAAGGCGCTGCTGGACCAGGAAGGCCGCGACGACCTGGCGCTGCGCATCGCCGTGCAGCCGGGCGGCTGCGCCGGTCTGCGCTACCAGCTGTACTTCGACGACCGCACTTTGGACGGTGACAAAGTCGACGAGGTCGGCGGCGTCCGCATGGTCGTCGACAAGATGTCTGTTCCTTACCTGGCCGGCGCGGCCATCGACTTCTCGGACACGATCGAGGCGCAGGGATTCACCATCGACAACCCCAACGCAGGCGGCGCCTGCGCGTGCGGCGACTCCTTCAACTAA
- a CDS encoding branched-chain amino acid aminotransferase — MTNLNFSVERNPRPATDERRDAVLANPAFGKNFTDHMVTIEWTEDKGWHDARVRPYEALPMDPATTVFHYGQAIFEGIKAYRQPDGSIATFRPEANAERMQRSAERMAMPQLPVEDFLESLRQLVDVDSAWVPEAGGEAALYLRPFMISTEVSLGVSPANKYTYLVIASPSGAYFKGGVKPVSVWLSEDYVRAAPGGTGAAKFAGNYAASLLAQAQAEEKGCDQVVWLDALEHKYIEEMGGMNLMFVYGSGEDAKVVTPALSGSLLAGITRDSLLQVARDLGHETEERRISTDEWRDDATSGAMTEAMACGTAAVITPVGRVLSNDGEFLVGGNEAGSVTMRMRERLTSIQRGVAEDVHGWLHTLVPAK; from the coding sequence ATGACGAACCTGAACTTCTCCGTTGAAAGAAATCCCCGGCCCGCGACAGACGAGCGACGCGATGCCGTGCTGGCCAATCCGGCGTTCGGCAAAAACTTCACCGACCACATGGTCACCATCGAGTGGACCGAGGACAAGGGCTGGCACGACGCGCGCGTCCGCCCCTACGAAGCCCTGCCCATGGACCCGGCCACCACCGTGTTCCATTACGGCCAGGCGATCTTCGAGGGAATCAAGGCCTACCGCCAGCCGGACGGCTCCATCGCGACCTTCCGCCCGGAGGCCAACGCCGAGCGCATGCAGCGCTCCGCCGAGCGCATGGCCATGCCCCAGCTGCCCGTCGAGGACTTCCTGGAGTCGCTGCGTCAGCTCGTCGACGTCGACAGCGCCTGGGTTCCCGAAGCCGGCGGCGAGGCCGCGCTGTACCTGCGCCCCTTCATGATCTCCACCGAGGTCTCCCTGGGCGTCAGCCCGGCGAACAAGTACACCTACCTGGTCATCGCCTCCCCCTCCGGCGCCTACTTCAAGGGCGGGGTCAAGCCCGTCTCCGTGTGGTTGTCCGAGGACTACGTCCGCGCCGCCCCGGGCGGCACCGGCGCCGCCAAGTTCGCCGGCAACTACGCCGCCTCCCTGCTGGCGCAGGCCCAGGCAGAGGAAAAGGGCTGCGACCAGGTCGTCTGGCTCGACGCCCTCGAGCACAAGTACATCGAGGAAATGGGCGGCATGAACCTCATGTTCGTCTACGGCTCCGGAGAAGACGCCAAGGTCGTCACCCCGGCGCTGTCCGGCTCCCTGCTGGCGGGCATCACCCGGGACTCGTTGCTGCAGGTCGCCCGCGACTTGGGCCACGAGACCGAGGAACGCCGCATCAGCACCGATGAATGGCGCGACGACGCCACCTCCGGCGCGATGACCGAGGCCATGGCCTGCGGCACGGCGGCCGTGATCACCCCGGTCGGGCGCGTGCTGTCCAACGACGGTGAGTTTCTCGTCGGCGGCAACGAGGCCGGCTCCGTGACCATGCGCATGCGGGAGCGCCTGACCTCCATCCAGCGCGGCGTGGCCGAGGACGTCCACGGCTGGCTGCACACCCTGGTCCCGGCCAAGTAG
- a CDS encoding DUF3043 domain-containing protein, with amino-acid sequence MKLPWQKSDSSTDASSSTGAGSTAATPEMTDAVEAPEEVKYPKGYTPPKGRPTPTRREQEIAAGVIRDPNAASSHQAAQRRKELKKTLSKEEWKEYKRKEREENRERNREYQKRMNAGDERYLPETDRGPERRYVRDWVDSRRSFNNYVMPIALALLVVMFIGMVAPLVANVLSIAAMAVILIFFIEGIMIGRGANRAVRAKFPETSATGFGLGMYAYSRSTQLRRWRTPKPQVELGDKV; translated from the coding sequence GTGAAACTCCCTTGGCAAAAGTCAGACAGCTCCACTGATGCGTCTTCGTCCACCGGCGCCGGCTCCACCGCCGCCACGCCGGAGATGACCGACGCCGTCGAGGCGCCCGAGGAGGTCAAGTACCCGAAGGGCTACACCCCGCCAAAGGGGCGCCCCACCCCCACCCGCCGCGAGCAGGAAATCGCCGCCGGCGTCATCCGCGACCCCAACGCCGCCTCCTCGCACCAGGCCGCTCAGCGCCGCAAGGAGCTGAAAAAGACCCTGAGCAAGGAGGAGTGGAAGGAGTACAAGCGCAAGGAGCGCGAGGAGAACCGGGAGCGCAACCGCGAGTACCAGAAGCGCATGAACGCGGGTGACGAGCGCTACCTGCCGGAGACCGACCGCGGCCCGGAACGCCGCTACGTCCGTGACTGGGTCGACTCCCGTCGTTCCTTCAACAACTACGTCATGCCCATCGCGCTGGCCCTGCTCGTCGTGATGTTCATCGGCATGGTGGCCCCGCTCGTCGCCAACGTGCTGTCCATCGCCGCCATGGCCGTCATCCTCATCTTCTTCATCGAGGGCATCATGATCGGGCGCGGCGCGAACCGCGCCGTGCGCGCCAAGTTCCCGGAGACGTCCGCCACCGGCTTCGGCCTGGGCATGTACGCTTACTCGCGTTCCACCCAGCTGCGCCGCTGGCGCACCCCCAAGCCGCAGGTGGAGCTCGGCGACAAGGTGTAG